The Capsicum annuum cultivar UCD-10X-F1 unplaced genomic scaffold, UCD10Xv1.1 ctg24610, whole genome shotgun sequence DNA window aatttttctaaaaatttctctatttttaaatgatcttcacataattaatttaataattataaataaattctaataaattctaataactctaaaaATAACTCTAACAGAgcaagaagatgaagaaaagagtGAGATAAAAGGCACTTGTAGCAGTAGAAGTAAACTCAATTGAACAAGTACCCGATAGTCGAGTCCGTGAGccggagaaagaagaagaagacagcAGCATTAAGAGCTATTCATCTTTTTCAGAAAACTCCAACGGAGAATATATCGAAAGAGAAAACGAAGGAATTGTAGCTGGAGATGATGGTACATTAGAAGTAGTAGAAAAAGATAATGATGAGaaattcaaatcaatgatagaaaaGTTAATCGAAGAAGCACTCTTATTGGAAAACATAGACGGAGAAGTTGTACAAGAAGCGAAATCTGAAGCAGTAATTTCAGAGCCGGAAAAGAAAGAAATCAAGAACGAATATATGACAGATGTTGAGCATCCTACGGAATCGATTAAACAGCAAAACGAATCAATTCTGCCAGATTGCTTGCTACTAATGATGTACGAACCCAAACTAGCAATGGAAGTTTCCAAAGAAAAATGGGTTTGCAGCAGTAACACCgagaagaaaaaggaaattttCCTCTCAGAAGAATCTAACAAGAGCCAGCACCTCCCACCTCAACCGCCACGGTCATCGTGTCCTTTTCCAGACACAATGTCCATGGCCACGATGATAGAGCAGAAGCTAGGAACCTCAGTGGCTTATGAGCCGTTTGTGTTGACGAGGTGCAAGTCGGAGCCTATGAGGATGGCGGCTACGGCTACAACGGCGGCTAAGCTTGTGCCGGAGAGTTGTTTCTGGAAGAATAGAAAGATTGAGCCACATAGACGAGCTACATTTGGATTCCGGGCCGCTGGAGTCGGGTTTTGAGCTGACCGGAATTGTTCGAGAATTTA harbors:
- the LOC107854717 gene encoding uncharacterized protein LOC107854717, producing RVREPEKEEEDSSIKSYSSFSENSNGEYIERENEGIVAGDDGTLEVVEKDNDEKFKSMIEKLIEEALLLENIDGEVVQEAKSEAVISEPEKKEIKNEYMTDVEHPTESIKQQNESILPDCLLLMMYEPKLAMEVSKEKWVCSSNTEKKKEIFLSEESNKSQHLPPQPPRSSCPFPDTMSMATMIEQKLGTSVAYEPFVLTRCKSEPMRMAATATTAAKLVPESCFWKNRKIEPHRRATFGFRAAGVGF